The following are encoded in a window of Streptomyces sp. 11x1 genomic DNA:
- a CDS encoding glutamate ABC transporter substrate-binding protein, which translates to MEGLATHAVRRLRAGLRGWGGVGAMAVLCALTLVFALVLPVKSTRGDGGTGTGGQGMARGTQVRADDCKTMKDPENKSLRPSSDASDKAIERIERNDYITVGVDQNSYRWGYRDPNSTNDDAQLEGFDIDIAHRIAEEILGDREKVRFKAIPTSRRIPALQEKEVDMVVRTMTISCDRMQQVAFSQPYFETGQQILAPKSTTIEGYGKTLADKKICTADTSTAWSTLKAGKESGKLPDSTDISLTVPNQLDCLVRLQLGQVDAVVTDGALAASQAAQDPTVKLVGEPFTTEYYGVAMHQEDTDLVRRVNQVLVEYLKGGWQDSYDKWLSETLGPDLARSKPPAPQQYRD; encoded by the coding sequence GTGGAAGGGCTCGCGACACATGCGGTACGGCGCCTGCGGGCCGGCCTCAGGGGCTGGGGCGGCGTGGGCGCGATGGCGGTCCTCTGCGCCCTGACCCTGGTCTTCGCCCTGGTGCTGCCGGTGAAGAGCACACGCGGGGACGGCGGAACGGGCACCGGAGGTCAGGGCATGGCCCGGGGTACACAGGTGCGGGCCGACGACTGCAAGACCATGAAGGACCCGGAGAACAAGAGCCTGCGGCCCTCCTCCGACGCGTCCGACAAGGCGATCGAGCGCATCGAGAGGAACGACTACATCACGGTCGGCGTCGACCAGAACAGCTACCGCTGGGGCTACCGCGACCCGAACAGCACGAACGACGACGCCCAACTGGAGGGCTTCGACATCGACATCGCGCACCGCATCGCCGAGGAGATACTCGGCGACCGGGAGAAGGTGCGATTCAAGGCGATTCCCACCAGCCGACGCATCCCCGCGCTCCAGGAGAAGGAGGTCGACATGGTGGTCCGCACGATGACGATCAGCTGCGACCGCATGCAGCAAGTCGCCTTCTCTCAGCCGTACTTCGAGACCGGGCAGCAGATCCTGGCCCCCAAGTCGACGACGATCGAGGGCTACGGCAAGACGCTGGCGGACAAGAAGATCTGCACGGCGGACACTTCCACCGCCTGGTCCACCCTGAAGGCGGGGAAGGAGTCGGGCAAGCTGCCCGACTCCACCGACATCTCCCTGACCGTTCCCAACCAACTCGACTGCCTGGTAAGGCTCCAGCTCGGCCAGGTGGACGCCGTGGTCACCGACGGTGCCCTCGCCGCGAGCCAGGCGGCGCAGGATCCGACCGTGAAGCTGGTGGGCGAGCCGTTCACCACCGAGTACTACGGCGTGGCGATGCACCAGGAGGACACGGATCTGGTACGCCGGGTCAATCAGGTGCTGGTGGAGTACCTCAAGGGCGGCTGGCAGGACTCCTACGACAAGTGGTTGTCCGAGACCCTCGGGCCGGACTTGGCGCGGTCCAAGCCACCCGCCCCCCAGCAGTACCGAGACTGA
- a CDS encoding tetratricopeptide repeat protein, with protein sequence MSQTQESPAGEETPRQSCQRPGCSGAYEDVGGGELYCDECGLAPVVSASGMVNSPPTGITGGGRGSRGSGSSSSRSSRTSGRSSQSRRSVSGRLSRALSGRSTGRSVSVRSSGKTSGTSGRARLGVGLVQVPDVPRPDPRSMVLETAEVPERKRFCSRSDCGAPVGRSRGDRPGRTEGFCTKCGHPYSFVPKLHAGDIVRGQYEVVGCLAHGGLGWIYLAIDRAVSDRWVVLKGLLDTGDQDAMAAAISERRFLAEIEHSNIVRIYNFVEHLDQRTGSLDGYIVMEYVGGKSLKEIANGRRTADGRRDPLPVEQACAYGIEALEALGHLHSRNLLYCDFKVDNAIQTEDQLKLIDMGAVRRMDDDESAIYGTVGYQAPEVADVGPSVASDLYTVARTLAVLTFDFQGYTNVFVDSLPDPDNIEVFRQYESFYRLLVRATDPDPARRFASAQEMSEQLTGVLREVVSLQTGRARPALSTIFGPEVRVTDTELFAKLDGDVSRLGVRRDKVTGKNGGSPSGSLAGNGGSPSGTPALLTGGAAVPARLTRQLDTAAAALALPVPRVDPGDPNAGFLAGLMTSAPTELITALHAAPSGSLELRLRELRARLEMAEFTIALATLDALERDHPDDWRVVWYRGVAALATGDHENAALSFDAIYDAFPGEPAPKLALGLCAEVLGQLDNAAEYYRLVWTTDPSFVSAAFGLARVRLTAGDRQNAVRTLESVPEASIHYTAARVAAVRARLRHRAEATLGAGAGAVGTLAGGTVAAGTVTPGTVTAGTTPPGADPSATARSAAGASGAVPTGAVPTGASPETAFLDDLTAAAGQVEALGGYGLDAVRREQLSTEVLGCALDWVLSGGQGARPPAGERVLLGSTLDERGLRFGLERSYRTLARLAQGGEERIDLVERANRYRPRTWV encoded by the coding sequence GTGAGTCAGACGCAGGAGAGCCCGGCGGGTGAGGAGACGCCGCGGCAGTCGTGCCAGCGGCCCGGTTGCTCGGGTGCGTACGAGGACGTGGGCGGCGGCGAGCTGTACTGCGACGAGTGCGGTCTCGCGCCGGTCGTCTCGGCGAGCGGCATGGTCAACTCCCCGCCCACCGGCATCACCGGGGGCGGGCGCGGCTCGCGCGGCTCCGGTTCCAGCAGTTCGCGCTCCTCGCGCACGTCCGGGCGCTCCTCGCAGTCCCGGCGCTCGGTCTCCGGGCGGCTCTCCCGTGCCCTGTCGGGGCGGTCGACGGGCCGTTCGGTGTCGGTGCGCAGCTCCGGCAAGACCTCCGGCACCTCGGGGCGGGCGCGGCTCGGCGTGGGTCTCGTCCAGGTCCCGGACGTGCCGCGTCCCGACCCGCGTTCGATGGTGCTGGAGACCGCCGAGGTGCCCGAGCGGAAGCGGTTCTGCTCGCGCTCCGACTGTGGGGCCCCGGTCGGCCGGTCGCGCGGTGACCGGCCCGGGCGCACGGAGGGCTTCTGCACCAAGTGCGGCCACCCGTACTCCTTCGTGCCGAAACTGCACGCGGGCGACATCGTGCGCGGCCAGTACGAGGTGGTCGGCTGTCTCGCGCACGGCGGTCTGGGCTGGATCTATCTGGCCATAGACCGGGCGGTGTCGGACCGCTGGGTCGTGCTGAAGGGCCTGCTGGACACGGGCGACCAGGACGCGATGGCCGCAGCGATCTCCGAGCGCCGCTTCCTCGCCGAGATCGAGCACTCCAACATCGTCCGCATCTACAACTTCGTCGAGCACCTCGACCAGCGCACCGGTTCGCTGGACGGGTACATCGTCATGGAGTACGTCGGCGGCAAGTCGCTGAAGGAGATCGCCAACGGCCGCCGCACGGCGGACGGGCGTCGCGACCCCCTCCCGGTGGAGCAGGCGTGCGCGTACGGCATCGAGGCCCTGGAGGCGCTCGGGCACCTGCACAGCCGGAACCTGCTGTACTGCGACTTCAAGGTCGACAACGCGATCCAGACCGAGGACCAGCTCAAGCTGATCGACATGGGCGCGGTGCGCCGGATGGACGACGACGAGTCGGCCATCTACGGCACTGTCGGCTACCAGGCTCCCGAGGTCGCCGACGTGGGCCCGTCGGTCGCCTCCGACCTGTACACGGTCGCCCGCACGCTGGCGGTCCTCACCTTCGACTTCCAGGGCTACACGAACGTGTTCGTGGACTCCCTGCCCGACCCCGACAACATCGAGGTCTTCCGTCAGTACGAGTCCTTCTACCGGCTGCTGGTACGTGCCACCGACCCCGACCCGGCCCGCCGGTTCGCCTCCGCGCAGGAGATGTCGGAGCAGCTGACGGGTGTGCTGCGGGAGGTCGTCTCCCTCCAGACGGGCCGGGCCCGGCCCGCCCTGTCGACGATCTTCGGGCCTGAGGTACGGGTCACGGACACGGAGTTGTTCGCGAAGCTCGACGGGGACGTGTCCCGGCTGGGGGTGCGGCGCGACAAGGTCACCGGGAAGAACGGCGGTTCGCCTTCCGGTTCCCTTGCCGGGAACGGCGGTTCGCCTTCCGGTACGCCCGCCCTGCTGACCGGCGGCGCGGCCGTCCCCGCCCGGCTCACCCGGCAGCTCGACACCGCCGCCGCGGCCCTCGCGCTGCCCGTGCCGCGCGTGGACCCGGGGGACCCGAACGCCGGGTTCCTGGCGGGACTGATGACCTCCGCCCCGACCGAGCTGATCACGGCGCTGCACGCGGCCCCCAGCGGCTCGCTGGAGCTGCGGCTGCGCGAGCTGCGGGCCCGGCTGGAGATGGCCGAGTTCACGATCGCCCTGGCCACCCTGGACGCCCTGGAGCGGGACCACCCCGACGACTGGCGGGTCGTCTGGTACCGGGGCGTGGCCGCGCTCGCCACCGGCGACCACGAGAACGCCGCGCTGTCCTTCGACGCGATCTACGACGCCTTCCCGGGCGAGCCGGCCCCCAAGCTGGCCCTCGGCCTGTGCGCCGAGGTGCTGGGGCAGTTGGACAACGCCGCCGAGTACTACCGCCTGGTGTGGACGACCGACCCCAGCTTCGTGAGCGCCGCGTTCGGGCTCGCCCGGGTGCGGCTGACCGCCGGGGACCGGCAGAACGCCGTGCGGACCCTGGAGTCCGTACCGGAGGCGTCCATCCACTACACCGCCGCCCGGGTCGCCGCCGTACGGGCCCGCCTCAGACACCGCGCCGAGGCGACGCTCGGAGCGGGGGCCGGGGCGGTCGGAACCTTGGCGGGCGGAACCGTGGCGGCGGGGACGGTGACGCCGGGGACCGTGACGGCCGGGACCACGCCTCCTGGGGCCGACCCGTCCGCAACCGCCCGGTCTGCGGCCGGAGCGTCCGGAGCCGTCCCGACCGGGGCCGTGCCGACCGGAGCCTCGCCCGAAACGGCCTTCCTGGACGACCTGACCGCGGCCGCCGGGCAGGTCGAGGCGCTCGGCGGGTACGGTCTGGACGCCGTGCGCCGCGAGCAGTTGTCCACAGAGGTCCTCGGCTGCGCCCTGGACTGGGTACTCTCCGGAGGCCAGGGCGCCCGCCCCCCGGCCGGCGAGCGGGTGCTGCTGGGCAGCACGCTGGACGAGCGCGGCCTCCGCTTCGGACTGGAGCGGTCGTACCGCACACTGGCCCGGCTCGCCCAAGGCGGCGAGGAGAGGATCGACCTGGTGGAACGTGCCAACCGTTACCGCCCCCGGACGTGGGTGTAG
- a CDS encoding ABC transporter substrate-binding protein, with product MSGISKNAAVALAATASLALLATACTGQSGATASDDPNAKTTITFWHGWSAPGEVKAIQANVDQFEKEHPNITVKVVGNINDDKLNQALRAGGSKGPDVVSSFTTSNIGKFCSSGAFADLKPFVEKSKLDLDKIIPKPMLDYTQFEGTRCALPLLGDAYGLYYNKDAYRKAGIEAPPKTWSQFAEVAKKLTKSKGDSYSQLGFMPNYHGYETVVDHYMSQWDHAYFDADGKSNIAKDPAFAEMFTYQKKLVDSLGGFAKLEKYRNTFGDEWGAKHPFQTGQVAMQLDGEWRLGMAKAAGTDFEIGTAPMPVADDEVDEYGKGFLSGTIIGIAPQSKKQNAAWELVKYLTTDTEAVVSFANAIHNVPSTFAALKSPDLKVDEGFQTFLDIAQNEHSNTPPASVNGSTYQTTLQDFGYQYESGKVTDLRKGLEKTAQQIDTDIAQAK from the coding sequence ATGTCCGGAATATCCAAGAACGCGGCGGTCGCCCTCGCCGCCACCGCCTCCCTCGCCCTGCTCGCCACCGCCTGTACGGGGCAGTCCGGGGCCACCGCCTCCGACGACCCCAACGCCAAGACGACGATCACCTTCTGGCACGGGTGGAGCGCGCCCGGCGAGGTGAAGGCGATCCAGGCGAATGTGGACCAGTTCGAGAAGGAGCACCCGAACATCACGGTGAAGGTCGTCGGGAACATCAACGACGACAAGCTCAACCAGGCGCTGCGTGCGGGCGGTTCGAAGGGGCCGGACGTGGTGTCCTCGTTCACCACGTCCAACATCGGCAAGTTCTGCTCCTCCGGGGCCTTCGCCGATCTGAAGCCCTTCGTCGAGAAGTCGAAGCTCGACCTCGACAAGATCATCCCGAAGCCGATGCTCGACTACACGCAGTTCGAGGGCACCCGGTGCGCGCTGCCGCTGCTCGGGGACGCGTACGGGCTGTACTACAACAAGGACGCGTATCGGAAGGCCGGCATCGAGGCGCCGCCGAAGACGTGGTCCCAGTTCGCCGAGGTCGCGAAGAAGCTGACCAAGTCGAAGGGCGACAGCTACTCCCAGCTGGGCTTCATGCCGAACTACCACGGCTACGAGACGGTCGTGGACCACTACATGTCGCAGTGGGACCACGCCTACTTCGACGCGGACGGCAAGTCGAACATCGCCAAGGACCCGGCGTTCGCGGAGATGTTCACGTACCAGAAGAAGCTGGTGGACTCCCTCGGCGGCTTCGCGAAGCTGGAGAAGTACCGCAACACCTTCGGCGACGAGTGGGGGGCCAAGCACCCGTTCCAGACGGGTCAGGTGGCCATGCAGCTGGACGGCGAGTGGCGGCTCGGAATGGCGAAGGCCGCCGGGACCGACTTCGAGATCGGCACCGCGCCGATGCCCGTGGCCGACGACGAGGTGGACGAGTACGGCAAGGGCTTCCTCTCCGGCACGATCATCGGCATCGCCCCGCAGAGCAAGAAGCAGAACGCGGCCTGGGAGCTGGTGAAGTACCTGACGACCGACACCGAGGCCGTCGTGTCCTTCGCCAACGCCATCCACAACGTGCCGTCCACGTTCGCGGCCCTGAAGTCGCCCGACCTGAAGGTGGACGAGGGCTTCCAGACCTTCCTGGACATCGCGCAGAACGAGCACTCGAACACCCCGCCGGCCTCCGTCAACGGCTCCACGTACCAGACGACGCTGCAGGACTTCGGCTACCAGTACGAGTCCGGCAAGGTGACGGACCTGCGGAAGGGGCTGGAGAAGACCGCTCAGCAGATCGACACCGACATCGCGCAGGCGAAGTAG
- a CDS encoding carbohydrate ABC transporter permease, with translation MTQVLDVREEPLATVAAPDSGRTARRRALLEWIAVHSLGVAAALFFTLPFVFVVLTSLMSDQQALTRDLLPDTWEWGNYRQVLDTPGFLTWWRNTLVYAGLGTVLTVVSSVPVAYALAKFRFRGRNLALMLVISMMMLPPQVVVIPMYLFWAKQMDLSGSLWPLIIPMAFGDAFSIFLLRQFLMTIPNEYLDAARVDGCGELRTLLRVVLPMAKPGIAAVALFQFFYAWNDYFGPQIYASENPAAWTLSYGLESFKGAHHTDWNLTMAATVLVMAPVILVFFFAQKAFVEGVTLTGVKG, from the coding sequence ATGACCCAGGTACTGGACGTGCGCGAGGAACCCCTCGCGACGGTGGCCGCACCGGACAGCGGGCGTACCGCCCGCCGCCGGGCCCTGCTGGAGTGGATCGCCGTCCACTCGCTGGGCGTCGCCGCCGCGCTCTTCTTCACCCTGCCCTTCGTCTTCGTCGTGCTGACCTCGCTGATGAGCGACCAGCAGGCGCTCACCCGCGATCTGCTCCCGGACACCTGGGAGTGGGGCAACTACCGCCAGGTCCTCGACACCCCCGGTTTCCTGACCTGGTGGCGCAACACCCTGGTCTACGCGGGGCTCGGCACGGTCCTCACCGTCGTGTCGTCCGTCCCCGTGGCGTACGCGCTCGCCAAGTTCCGCTTCCGCGGCCGTAATCTGGCGCTGATGCTGGTCATCTCGATGATGATGCTGCCGCCGCAGGTCGTGGTGATCCCGATGTACCTGTTCTGGGCCAAGCAGATGGACCTGTCCGGTTCGCTGTGGCCGCTGATCATCCCGATGGCGTTCGGGGACGCGTTCTCCATCTTCCTGCTGCGGCAGTTCCTGATGACCATCCCCAACGAGTACCTGGACGCGGCCCGGGTCGACGGCTGCGGCGAACTGCGCACCCTGCTGCGGGTCGTCCTGCCGATGGCGAAGCCCGGCATCGCGGCCGTCGCGCTCTTCCAGTTCTTCTACGCCTGGAACGACTACTTCGGACCGCAGATCTACGCCTCCGAGAACCCGGCCGCCTGGACGCTCAGTTACGGCCTGGAGTCCTTCAAGGGCGCGCACCACACCGACTGGAACCTGACCATGGCCGCGACCGTGCTGGTCATGGCCCCGGTGATCCTCGTGTTCTTCTTCGCCCAGAAGGCGTTCGTCGAAGGCGTCACCCTGACCGGAGTAAAGGGTTGA
- a CDS encoding PP2C family serine/threonine-protein phosphatase, giving the protein MMSQMPQPTALTKCPICEWPLASDDRFCGACGHDLSAAPARPQDQPTLTMNGTSGAAPDEVAPVDWPVASEPSTDTPPPVVRPTDIQGTDSGGGELPGPGRGVRFDRPREPDEYPLAAPQPPDPRTTDLATPPAGMKVCVACRAGHVDRDGYCENCGHAQPRERDHMELELGAVAAVSDRGLRHHRNEDAFAISSTALPDGSPAVVAIVCDGVSSATRPDDASLAAARAANETVLESLPRGTHPQQAMHDAIVAAASAVNALAEEPETAQEHAPHQNAPACTIVGSIVTPSLLVVGWVGDSRAYWVPVDRSAPPARLTEDDSWAAQMVSAGLMNEAEAYADERAHAITGWLGADAYELEPHTASFKPDRPGVVVVCTDGLWNYAEAAEEMAQAVPLDAAARPLRCAQVLVGRALDGGGHDNVTVAILPFPAPPQGAGSA; this is encoded by the coding sequence TTGATGTCGCAGATGCCCCAGCCGACCGCGCTGACGAAGTGCCCGATCTGCGAGTGGCCCCTCGCATCGGACGACCGCTTCTGCGGTGCGTGCGGCCATGACCTCTCGGCGGCCCCCGCACGGCCGCAGGACCAGCCGACCCTCACCATGAACGGGACGTCGGGCGCCGCGCCCGACGAGGTGGCGCCCGTGGACTGGCCCGTCGCCTCCGAACCCAGCACCGACACACCCCCGCCGGTGGTCCGCCCCACCGACATCCAGGGCACCGACTCCGGCGGTGGCGAACTGCCCGGACCGGGACGGGGCGTACGGTTCGACCGGCCCCGCGAGCCCGACGAGTACCCGCTGGCCGCGCCCCAGCCGCCGGACCCGCGCACCACCGACCTCGCCACCCCGCCGGCCGGCATGAAGGTGTGCGTGGCCTGCCGCGCGGGCCACGTCGACCGGGACGGCTACTGCGAGAACTGCGGCCACGCCCAGCCCCGCGAACGCGACCACATGGAACTGGAGTTGGGCGCGGTCGCCGCGGTCAGCGACCGGGGCCTGCGCCACCACCGCAACGAGGACGCGTTCGCGATCTCCTCGACCGCGCTGCCCGACGGCTCCCCCGCGGTCGTCGCGATCGTCTGCGACGGCGTGTCCTCCGCGACCCGCCCCGACGACGCCTCGCTCGCCGCGGCCCGCGCCGCCAACGAGACGGTCCTGGAGTCGCTGCCGCGCGGCACCCACCCGCAGCAGGCCATGCACGACGCGATCGTCGCCGCCGCGAGCGCCGTCAACGCGCTCGCGGAGGAGCCGGAGACAGCCCAGGAGCATGCCCCGCACCAGAACGCGCCGGCCTGCACCATCGTCGGCTCGATCGTCACCCCGAGTCTGCTCGTCGTCGGCTGGGTCGGCGACAGCCGCGCCTACTGGGTGCCGGTGGACCGCAGCGCGCCCCCGGCCCGGCTCACCGAGGACGACTCGTGGGCGGCGCAGATGGTGTCCGCGGGACTGATGAACGAGGCCGAGGCGTACGCCGACGAGCGCGCCCACGCGATCACCGGCTGGCTCGGCGCGGACGCGTACGAACTGGAGCCGCACACCGCTTCCTTCAAACCGGACCGGCCGGGTGTAGTGGTGGTGTGCACCGACGGGCTGTGGAACTACGCGGAGGCCGCCGAGGAGATGGCCCAGGCCGTGCCGCTGGACGCGGCCGCGCGGCCGTTGCGCTGTGCGCAGGTCCTGGTGGGCCGTGCTCTCGACGGAGGTGGCCACGACAACGTAACAGTGGCGATCCTGCCGTTCCCGGCCCCTCCTCAGGGGGCAGGATCGGCCTGA
- a CDS encoding BadF/BadG/BcrA/BcrD ATPase family protein codes for MLAVDAGNSKTDVAVIAPDGEVLGAARGGGFQPPTVGVTTAVDGLAEVVRRAFAEARVASVDHVSACLANADFPVEEQGLAAELRTRAWGTTVEVRNDTFAILRAGVAEPRGVAVVCGAGVNCVGMRTDGRTARFPALGRVSGDWGGGWGLAEEAMWHAARAEDGRGGPTALARTLPAHFGLDSMYALIEALHLGHIPAVRRHELTPVLFATATGGDPVARALVDRMAEEVVAMATVALTRLDLLGEETPVLLGGGVLAARHPLLDARIREALAAAAPKAVPRVVTAAPVLGAALLGLDHVGAPRDAHARVRAHYERG; via the coding sequence GTGCTCGCCGTCGACGCGGGCAACAGCAAGACCGACGTCGCGGTGATCGCGCCCGACGGGGAGGTGCTGGGCGCGGCGCGCGGCGGGGGGTTCCAGCCGCCGACGGTCGGGGTGACCACGGCGGTCGACGGCCTGGCGGAGGTCGTACGGCGGGCGTTCGCCGAGGCCCGGGTCGCCTCGGTCGACCATGTCTCGGCCTGCCTCGCGAACGCCGACTTCCCCGTGGAGGAACAGGGCCTGGCGGCGGAGTTGCGCACGCGCGCGTGGGGCACGACCGTCGAGGTCCGCAACGACACCTTCGCGATCCTGCGGGCCGGTGTGGCCGAGCCCCGGGGCGTGGCGGTGGTGTGCGGTGCCGGCGTGAACTGCGTCGGCATGCGCACCGACGGCCGCACCGCCCGCTTCCCCGCGCTGGGGCGCGTCTCCGGTGACTGGGGCGGCGGTTGGGGCCTCGCCGAGGAGGCGATGTGGCACGCGGCCCGCGCCGAGGACGGCCGGGGCGGCCCCACGGCACTCGCCCGGACGCTGCCCGCGCACTTCGGCCTGGACTCCATGTACGCCCTGATCGAGGCCCTGCACCTGGGGCACATCCCGGCGGTCCGCCGGCACGAGCTGACCCCGGTCCTCTTCGCCACGGCGACCGGCGGCGACCCGGTGGCCCGCGCACTGGTGGACCGGATGGCCGAGGAGGTGGTGGCCATGGCGACGGTCGCCCTGACCCGCCTGGACCTCCTCGGCGAGGAGACTCCCGTCCTCCTCGGCGGCGGGGTCCTCGCCGCCCGGCATCCCCTCCTCGACGCCCGGATCCGCGAGGCGCTGGCCGCCGCCGCGCCCAAGGCCGTCCCCCGGGTGGTCACGGCCGCCCCGGTGCTGGGCGCGGCGCTGCTCGGCCTCGACCACGTGGGCGCGCCGCGCGACGCGCACGCGCGCGTGCGGGCGCACTACGAAAGAGGCTGA
- a CDS encoding 6-phospho-beta-glucosidase, with protein sequence MKLTVVGGGSTYTPELVDGFARLRDTLPIEELVLVDPAADRLELVGGLARRIFARQGHSGRIVTTGDLDRGVEGADAVLLQLRVGGQAARERDETWPLECGCVGQETTGAGGLAKALRTVPVVLDIAERVRRTNPDAWIIDFTNPVGIVTRALLRAGHKAVGLCNVAIGLQRKFAAHLGVAPAEVHLDHVGLNHLTWETGVRLGGPSGEDVLPKLLADHGDTIAADLRLPRPVLDRLGVVPSYYLRYYYAHDEVVRELGTKPSRAAEVAAMERELLEMYADPALDEKPALLARRGGAFYSEAAVDLAASLLGDGGSPYQVVNTLNGGTLPFLPADAVIEVQAAVGPDGAAPLPVPTVDPLYAGLMANVTAYEDLALDAALRGGRDRVFRALLSHPLIGQYEYAEALTDRLLAHNREHLAWA encoded by the coding sequence ATGAAGCTCACTGTGGTCGGCGGAGGCTCGACCTACACACCCGAACTCGTCGACGGGTTCGCCCGGCTCAGGGACACGCTGCCGATCGAGGAGCTGGTGCTCGTCGATCCGGCCGCCGACCGGCTGGAGCTGGTCGGCGGCCTGGCCCGGCGGATCTTCGCCCGGCAGGGACACTCCGGCCGGATCGTCACCACCGGTGACCTGGACCGGGGCGTCGAGGGCGCGGACGCCGTGCTCCTCCAGCTCCGCGTCGGCGGCCAGGCCGCCCGTGAGCGGGACGAGACCTGGCCGCTGGAGTGCGGCTGCGTCGGACAGGAGACCACCGGCGCGGGCGGCCTGGCCAAGGCGCTGCGCACGGTCCCGGTCGTCCTGGACATCGCCGAGCGGGTGCGCCGGACCAACCCGGACGCCTGGATCATCGACTTCACCAACCCGGTGGGGATCGTGACCCGCGCGCTGCTCCGGGCCGGTCACAAGGCGGTCGGTCTGTGCAACGTGGCGATCGGCCTGCAGCGGAAGTTCGCCGCGCATCTCGGCGTGGCCCCGGCCGAGGTCCACCTGGACCACGTGGGCCTCAACCACCTCACCTGGGAGACCGGGGTCCGCCTCGGCGGCCCCTCCGGCGAGGACGTCCTGCCGAAGCTGCTGGCCGACCACGGCGACACCATCGCCGCCGACCTGCGGCTGCCCCGCCCGGTCCTGGACCGGCTCGGCGTGGTCCCGTCCTACTACCTGCGCTACTACTACGCCCACGACGAGGTCGTACGCGAGCTGGGCACCAAGCCCTCCCGGGCTGCCGAAGTGGCCGCGATGGAGCGGGAGTTGCTGGAGATGTACGCCGACCCGGCGCTCGACGAGAAGCCCGCGCTGCTCGCCAGGCGGGGCGGGGCCTTCTACTCGGAGGCGGCCGTCGACCTCGCCGCGTCGCTGCTGGGCGACGGGGGCAGCCCGTATCAGGTGGTGAACACCCTCAACGGGGGCACGCTGCCGTTCCTGCCCGCCGACGCGGTGATCGAGGTGCAGGCGGCCGTGGGTCCGGACGGCGCGGCCCCGCTGCCGGTCCCGACCGTGGACCCGCTGTACGCGGGCCTGATGGCGAACGTGACCGCGTACGAGGACCTGGCCCTCGACGCGGCCCTGCGCGGCGGCCGGGACCGGGTGTTCCGGGCCCTGCTCTCCCATCCCCTGATCGGCCAGTACGAGTACGCCGAGGCCCTGACCGACCGGCTCCTCGCCCACAACCGGGAGCACCTCGCGTGGGCATGA
- a CDS encoding sugar ABC transporter permease, with translation MPSHTLRSKRRRSALRTVAFLSPWLIGFGVFFAYPLVSTVYFSLMKYDGFGTPVFRGLGNWSYVFDDYPMFWPALRNTLWLVLVMVTCRVLFGLGVGLLITKIKTGAGVFRTLFYLPYLAPPVAATLAFVFLLNPGTGPVNAILGDLGLPTPGWFTDPAWSKPALTALALWGVGDLMVIFMAALLDVPKEQYEAAELDGASAWQRFRYVTLPSISPIVMFAVVTGVIQTMQYYTQPLVAGKVASGIIGGSGQQFEPGYPDKSTLTLPQLVYNLGFQRFDYGSACVVALVLFALSMLFTALLMRRRGGLIGAGD, from the coding sequence GTGCCCTCGCACACGCTCCGTTCGAAGCGCCGCCGGTCGGCGCTTCGGACGGTGGCCTTCCTGTCCCCCTGGCTGATCGGGTTCGGCGTCTTCTTCGCCTACCCGCTGGTGTCCACCGTGTACTTCTCGCTGATGAAGTACGACGGATTCGGCACCCCGGTCTTCCGCGGCCTCGGCAACTGGTCCTACGTCTTCGACGACTACCCGATGTTCTGGCCCGCGCTGCGCAACACCCTCTGGCTGGTGCTGGTCATGGTCACCTGCCGGGTGCTCTTCGGGCTCGGCGTCGGTCTGCTGATCACCAAGATCAAGACCGGGGCGGGGGTCTTCCGCACCCTCTTCTATCTGCCGTACCTCGCCCCGCCGGTCGCCGCGACCCTGGCCTTCGTCTTCCTCCTCAACCCCGGGACGGGCCCGGTCAACGCGATCCTGGGCGACCTGGGTCTGCCGACGCCCGGCTGGTTCACCGACCCCGCGTGGTCCAAGCCGGCGCTCACCGCGCTGGCGCTGTGGGGCGTGGGCGACCTGATGGTGATCTTCATGGCCGCGCTGCTCGACGTACCGAAGGAGCAGTACGAGGCCGCCGAGCTGGACGGGGCGTCGGCCTGGCAGCGGTTCCGGTACGTGACCCTGCCGAGCATCTCGCCGATCGTGATGTTCGCCGTGGTCACGGGCGTGATCCAGACCATGCAGTACTACACGCAGCCCCTGGTGGCCGGGAAGGTCGCCTCCGGCATCATCGGCGGCTCCGGGCAGCAGTTCGAGCCGGGCTACCCGGACAAGTCGACCCTGACCCTGCCCCAACTCGTCTACAACCTGGGCTTCCAGCGCTTCGACTACGGCTCCGCCTGTGTGGTCGCCCTCGTGCTGTTCGCCCTGTCGATGCTGTTCACGGCGCTGCTGATGCGGCGCCGGGGCGGACTGATCGGAGCGGGTGACTGA